Part of the bacterium genome, CCCATTGCCGTGGCTTTTTTCACGTATAAAAAGTTTCGCAGGTATCCCGGGCTGCTGGCCATCTATCCACTCGGCGTGTGGTTCTCCGCTGTATACTTGAATCAGCACTATATCATCGATCTGCTCATCGGCGCTTTTTATCTCATGGTCGCTTATTTAGTGACCGATCGCCTGTTGCTGCCGTATGTTTTTTCGCGGTTCATCGACTGGCAGCCCCTGCGCAAGCGGGAGAAGGAGGCTTAGCAGGGGGTTTGCCGGCCAGGCTGAACCTTGACGCCGCAGCACAAGTTGTTAATAAACAAAACTTATGTGTTTGGCCAGTGAATTACCTGTCGCAGCCGCTTTATTTTCCCTTGACTTTTAGGCAAAAAATTGTAAATTATGTTTTCAAGGTCGGCGCTTTAGCTCAGACGGTAGAGCAACGGACTGAAAATCCGTGTGTCCGCAGTTCGATTCTGCGAGGCGCCACTGTAAGAACCCCTGGTCATGATGATCCAGGGGTTTTTTATTATTTCATCAAAATAGCTTTGCGAACCTCTCTACATCCATCCGCCTCCAAAACAATATAATAAATTCCATTCGCACAGTCTTTGGCATGCCAGACCGCTTTATGGACACCAGCCGGCAATGTATCATGAATCAATTCAGCAAGCTCATGGCCTAAGATCGAATAAACCTTTAAGGAAACCTGCTCCGGCGCCTGCAACGAAAACTCTATGGTGGTGGAGGGATTGAAAGGATTGGGATAGTTTTGCGACAGGACAAATTGCTGTGGAGTTACATCGTGCTTCGCTTGCTCCTTCACGGCTGTTGTGCCTGGACTAATCACCAATCCTCGCAAACCGCTCACGCCGGTAGAGCCCACCAGAGTAGCCGCTCCGGTTTTTGCATCAATCGTCACCAGTGTATTACCAGTCCAACCTGTTTTAAGTCCGTATAAAATGCCTGATGGAGAAAAAGCAATGGCTTGCGTAATTGAATTATCGCCGGTCGCTCCTACCGACACGGTATCGCCGTTGGCCGTATTGATGATAAAAATTTTGTCTTTTATCGCACTTGAGGTAGATTGAGCGGCAGCATATAGCTGACCTGTGCCTGGGTGAACGACAAGACCATAGTAATTGATGTTAGCAACCGAACCAATTTGTGAAACTGAATTGGTGCCAAGATTAATGCGAT contains:
- a CDS encoding T9SS type A sorting domain-containing protein, producing the protein LTISEIIKPGVDFTLANLPALPLTLATFQSINLDVCFTPQKGGLSVDSIVIVSNAKNSPRQGVKLEGTGAQINRVQPDILYAVSASSLYTIDPSTGKATLVGPLSMTQVQGLALNPLTLELIGITATTSDMTCYRIDSQSGRSFLLQKISLGSSRAIAFKGDTLFAGSNSGKLYRINLGTNSVSQIGSVANINYYGLVVHPGTGQLYAAAQSTSSAIKDKIFIINTANGDTVSVGATGDNSITQAIAFSPSGILYGLKTGWTGNTLVTIDAKTGAATLVGSTGVSGLRGLVISPGTTAVKEQAKHDVTPQQFVLSQNYPNPFNPSTTIEFSLQAPEQVSLKVYSILGHELAELIHDTLPAGVHKAVWHAKDCANGIYYIVLEADGCREVRKAILMK